The following coding sequences are from one Gossypium raimondii isolate GPD5lz chromosome 4, ASM2569854v1, whole genome shotgun sequence window:
- the LOC105780954 gene encoding protein BIG GRAIN 1-like B isoform X1, translated as MCLRRKRKHKYLFVLHFRLSNHLLCISVSSSGRLLAFITLSLLFHLEATINGNLILISTHNSGMNTWDKLPREDGYRNRRENPSFSSTLLDAIYRSIDESNNGSTKGEGELILYGKKHGSNPSLKEDKMQSACMVQKWMEKKVCCDRRRKSMADSERIYRNEFDDPMFTSSSSDSSCVGRFSSSESDSFYREKSRSWSSSSSSHYTTHSHSHSHRPKPIRTSVEDSFHGHAAASATQKKPKHEGGFVRTKSKALKIYSDLKKVKHPISPGGRFAAFLNSLFTAGNAKKKNITSSAGGYEERKSKSEQPTSSTCSSASSFSRSCLSKTPSSRGNGTKRSVRFCLDHEDYSRPRENKNDPHQSQASIRKPIDKELELRIMEENRRVVEAAKDLLKNYQKKKEEYGNIEEYSDDDEEEEEEDAASYASSELFELDNLSAIGIERYRQELPVYETTHLDTNRAIANGLIV; from the exons ATGTGCTTGcgaagaaagagaaaacacaaatatttgttTGTATTGCATTTTAGGCTTTCAAATCATCTCCTCTGTATTTCTGTCTCGAGTTCAGGCCGGCTTTTGGCTTTCATTACTCTCTCACTCCTTTTTCATTTGGAAGCCACCATCAATGGAAAT CTTATTTTGATTTCAACCCATAACTCAGGCATGAATACGTGGGATAAGCTACCAAGAGAAGATGGGTACCGAAACAGGAGAGAAAATCCATCCTTCTCTTCAACTCTTCTTGATGCCATCTACCGTTCCATTGATGAATCCAATAATGGCAGTACTAAGGGAGAGGGAGAGCTGATTTTGTACGGGAAGAAGCACGGCAGTAACCCATCACTGAAAGAAGATAAAATGCAAAGTGCTTGCATGGTCcagaaatggatggaaaagaAAGTTTGTTGTGATAGACGACGAAAATCCATGGCGGATTCTGAAAGGATCTATCGAAATGAGTTTGATGATCCCATGTTCACTTCCAGCTCTTCTGATTCTAGCTGCGTTGGTAGGTTTTCTTCCTCAGAATCAGATTCCTTTTATCGTGAAAAATCAAGGTCATGGTCATCATCATCGTCAAGTCATTACACTACTCATAGCCATAGCCATAGCCATAGGCCTAAGCCTATTCGGACGAGCGTTGAAGACAGTTTCCATGGCCATGCAGCTGCTAGTGCTACACAAAAAAAGCCAAAGCATGAAGGGGGTTTTGTGAGAACAAAATCCAAGGCCTTGAAGATTTACAGCGATCTCAAAAAGGTTAAGCATCCAATATCTCCAGGTGGTCGGTTTGCAGCCTTTCTTAACTCACTTTTCACAGCGGGGAatgcaaagaagaaaaatattacATCGTCGGCAGGAGGATACGAGGAAAGGAAGTCAAAATCTGAGCAACCAACATCGTCAACATGTTCTTCAGCTTCCTCGTTTTCAAGATCCTGTTTGAGTAAGACTCCATCTTCAAGAGGCAACGGGACAAAAAGGTCAGTCAGGTTTTGTCTTGATCATGAGGATTATTCCAGGCCCCGTGAGAATAAAAATGATCCCCATCAAAGTCAAGCATCCATAAGAAAACCAATCGACAAAGAGCTAGAGTTGCGCATCATGGAAGAAAATCGTCGAGTTGTGGAAGCTGCTAAGGATCTTTTAAAGAATTAccagaagaaaaaggaagagtACGGCAATATTGAAGAGTATAGTGATGAtgatgaggaggaggaggaggaagacGCAGCTAGTTACGCAAGCTCCGAACTTTTCGAATTGGATAATCTTTCAGCTATAGGTATTGAAAGGTATCGGCAAGAGTTGCCTGTGTATGAGACTACCCACCTCGATACTAATCGAGCCATTGCAAATGGTTTGATTGTGTGA
- the LOC105780954 gene encoding protein BIG GRAIN 1-like B isoform X2, translating into MNTWDKLPREDGYRNRRENPSFSSTLLDAIYRSIDESNNGSTKGEGELILYGKKHGSNPSLKEDKMQSACMVQKWMEKKVCCDRRRKSMADSERIYRNEFDDPMFTSSSSDSSCVGRFSSSESDSFYREKSRSWSSSSSSHYTTHSHSHSHRPKPIRTSVEDSFHGHAAASATQKKPKHEGGFVRTKSKALKIYSDLKKVKHPISPGGRFAAFLNSLFTAGNAKKKNITSSAGGYEERKSKSEQPTSSTCSSASSFSRSCLSKTPSSRGNGTKRSVRFCLDHEDYSRPRENKNDPHQSQASIRKPIDKELELRIMEENRRVVEAAKDLLKNYQKKKEEYGNIEEYSDDDEEEEEEDAASYASSELFELDNLSAIGIERYRQELPVYETTHLDTNRAIANGLIV; encoded by the coding sequence ATGAATACGTGGGATAAGCTACCAAGAGAAGATGGGTACCGAAACAGGAGAGAAAATCCATCCTTCTCTTCAACTCTTCTTGATGCCATCTACCGTTCCATTGATGAATCCAATAATGGCAGTACTAAGGGAGAGGGAGAGCTGATTTTGTACGGGAAGAAGCACGGCAGTAACCCATCACTGAAAGAAGATAAAATGCAAAGTGCTTGCATGGTCcagaaatggatggaaaagaAAGTTTGTTGTGATAGACGACGAAAATCCATGGCGGATTCTGAAAGGATCTATCGAAATGAGTTTGATGATCCCATGTTCACTTCCAGCTCTTCTGATTCTAGCTGCGTTGGTAGGTTTTCTTCCTCAGAATCAGATTCCTTTTATCGTGAAAAATCAAGGTCATGGTCATCATCATCGTCAAGTCATTACACTACTCATAGCCATAGCCATAGCCATAGGCCTAAGCCTATTCGGACGAGCGTTGAAGACAGTTTCCATGGCCATGCAGCTGCTAGTGCTACACAAAAAAAGCCAAAGCATGAAGGGGGTTTTGTGAGAACAAAATCCAAGGCCTTGAAGATTTACAGCGATCTCAAAAAGGTTAAGCATCCAATATCTCCAGGTGGTCGGTTTGCAGCCTTTCTTAACTCACTTTTCACAGCGGGGAatgcaaagaagaaaaatattacATCGTCGGCAGGAGGATACGAGGAAAGGAAGTCAAAATCTGAGCAACCAACATCGTCAACATGTTCTTCAGCTTCCTCGTTTTCAAGATCCTGTTTGAGTAAGACTCCATCTTCAAGAGGCAACGGGACAAAAAGGTCAGTCAGGTTTTGTCTTGATCATGAGGATTATTCCAGGCCCCGTGAGAATAAAAATGATCCCCATCAAAGTCAAGCATCCATAAGAAAACCAATCGACAAAGAGCTAGAGTTGCGCATCATGGAAGAAAATCGTCGAGTTGTGGAAGCTGCTAAGGATCTTTTAAAGAATTAccagaagaaaaaggaagagtACGGCAATATTGAAGAGTATAGTGATGAtgatgaggaggaggaggaggaagacGCAGCTAGTTACGCAAGCTCCGAACTTTTCGAATTGGATAATCTTTCAGCTATAGGTATTGAAAGGTATCGGCAAGAGTTGCCTGTGTATGAGACTACCCACCTCGATACTAATCGAGCCATTGCAAATGGTTTGATTGTGTGA